AAATGTGTAACATGTTTCAaggcaaaatacattttaaaagcacaagaagcagggtgtgatggcacatacctttaattccaacactcagagaGTGGTTCCCAGAGTGTGGGCAAGATTGGTCTACAGGAGACTCAGAGCTACAGAAGaaaaccctgtccccaaacaaacaaacaatcaaacaaaaacaagcaaacaaactaaatcATTGTGGGAAAGTACATACAGTGGTTAAATCCTTACATTTATATACAgagtatttttctgtttgtggatgaaaataaagataaaatttagaatatattaTAAAACACATAGTAAAGAATGTAGCCaataaagtcataaatcaaaTAGTAAGaatttcaattaattaaaaaacatgaaagaaaggaaCGATGtagaaaaatagacaaaacaaggAAGACAAAGAGCAATAAAAGAGACTTAATCCCTTATGTCAACAATTGCATTACTCattaaatacacattaaaatataaaatcagatCCAATGAAAGCCAAGATTCAGCCTCCTTAGGAACCCGCAGGCCAATTCTGCCATGGAAACGAGTCCACTAGCTGCAGATCTTTacttctccttctgtttctccaagtTCAACACCCCAGTTCTCATTCCCAGGACATAATACCTGCAACAGCCTCTCTTCCACTCTTGCATACATCTCCACAGGGtcacacagatcttcccctccAAACTCTCAGCAAAGCTGTTGCTTGCAAAATTAACCCAGAaacatcagtagccctcctatatacaaacagACTGAATGAGAAATCAGGAAATTATCTCTCACAATAgccttaaataatataaaaatcttgGGGTATCTCTAGCAAAGTAAGTGAAATATTTGTATGGTAAAAAGTTTAAGACATTGGAGAAAAATattgaagataattttaaaatggaaagattCTCCCTGTGCATTGAGCATTGggatcaacataataaaaaatggccaaactaccaagaaagaaaatagattcatacctatcaccctgcacagagctcaactccaaatggatcaaagacctcaacataaactcAGATATTCTGAACCtgtaagaagagaaaatgaactctTCCTGTTTTCCATCAGGGCTCAAGATCAAGGTGCAAAGAAGAACCCCATGTGGGAACTTAGCATCCACAAGCTCTGCCTCAGTATCTGTGTCGGGGAGAGCAGAGACACTCTGAAGGGGCAGCCAAATTGTCAGAGCAGCTCACAGACCACATCTGTATTTTCCAAAGCTAGGTACACTGTCAGGTCTTTTGccatcaggagaaatgaaaaggTTGCTTTTCACTACACAGTCAGTAGAACCAAGGCAGAAGTAATTCTGGAGAAAGACCTAAAGGTACAGGGGTATGAGATATGGGAAAACAACTTTTCAGATACTGTAAACTTCACCTTTGGGATTCAAGATCACATTGGTCTGCACATCAAATATAACCAGAGCATTGTCATCTACGTGCTGTTGGGTAGGCCAGGCTTCAGCCTCACAGAGGAGAACCTTAGAACAGGCTGCACTGAGGCCAAGCACAGAATCAGTGGGGAGGAGGCCAGGCGCTGGTTCCAGTGGAAGTACAATGGGGTCATCCTTCCTGGCAAACAAATTTTATCCAAAAGGccaaacaaagaattctcagaaATGCAAAGAGAGGTGGgcggagagaaggagaaagggaaagaaagaggagagagagagagagagagagagagagagagagagagagagagagagagaaggaggggaaatgAGGAATAGCTTTGAACACACTGGCAAAGGAGAAGATTTTCTGAGCAGAACCCTGATAGTACAGGaactatgatcaacaattaataaatgggacttcatgcaGTTGAAaaaagcttctgcatggcaaaggacactgtaatTTGatcaaagcagcagcctacataatgtgaaaagatttttttatcaACTCcacatccaaaatatattttaaaaagaaacttgataTAAGAAACAAATAACAGTTAAAATTGGGATACATATTTAAACAGAACTCTCAATAGAAGAAACTCAAacggccgagaaacacttaaagaaatgtacagCATTCCTTACCATcagagaattgcaaatcaaaactgctttgagattccatcttacacgtgtcagaatggctaagatcaataatacaaGATTATATAGTGGCAGCTCATTTCATGAGGATATGGAGGAAGGGAACAGTCCTTTATTGATGGTGGAAGTGCAAATTgtgtagccactatggaaatctgaGTGGTAGTTTCTCAGAATGATGGGAAATGGTCTACCTCAatatccagctataccattcttggtCATATATCTGAAAAACCAAATGATACTTTATTCAACCACAGGAACACTTGTTCaaacatgttcattgctgttctatccATAatagcagaaactggaaacaacctagatgtccctcaaaagaagattggataaagaaaatgtaatacattAACACCATGGAGAATTACACAGCTATTTTTTAATGGCATTATAACatttgtaagcaaatggatggcactagggaaaactcatcctgagtgaggtaacacagttCCAGCAATATTaataagttatttattcatttatatctgGATATTagacattatataaaatataatcaagCTACATTCCATACACCTATAGAGGTTAGGCATAGAAGAAGGGACACTCAGGAGGGATAGATCTCCCTGCTAggagaaaatagaatatattttatgggcAGTGTAAAGAAAGAGGCTGGGGCCTGTGAGAAcaaagagtgggagaaagaggaagagagatggcaTTGATGGAGGGAACAACCAGGAAAAACACCACTTGACATGAAGAGCATTTGAGGGACACCaaagaaacctagtgcagtggaaacttcctataATATATGCAGGTGATCCTAATGATATATCCAAATAATGAGAAAGACAGAACCCCTActggtcatttcttttttttaatattttattaatttattcatattatatctcaattattatcccatcccttgtatcctctcattactccctccctcccactttccgcttactcccctcccctatgactgtgactgacagaggggaggacatcctattgggactttaggtgggagaagcatgggagaatggggagaaatagaaggatccaaagggtcctagaaacctacaagaagaacattatgatgggtggatctgggcctagaggtcctgctcaaactatggcaccagccaaggacaatacaggcagtaaacttcaaacccctacccagatctagccaatggacaggacattctccacagttgagtggagactggggactgactttcacatgaactctggtgccccatatttgaccacatctcctggatggggaggcctggtggcactcagaggaaggatagcaggctaccaagaagagacttgatgccctactGGTCATTTCTTGTCAACAAAAAAGCCTCCAGTTTAGGGACTGAGTTTCATATAATTGGGTCATTGGACAAAGGGTTCAATGGAAATCCTCACACAACTGAGGCTGTTGGCAAGAAAATAGACTGTTCTCCACAAGTTGACAGGCCTCCATTGATGAAGacagcacccacacaactcactgaacatagaGACGTCAAGCTAGTGCCTAAATAGAACCTTTACTCCCATGTTCTAATGTCTGTGACACAGGGGTAccctgcaggctaccaaaatagaaaaataaatgcaaactcAACCACAAAACCCTTGATTTACTATCTGCCCTACCTGAAAAATAGGCTAGGCCATTGGTGGTACAAGTCTTGAGGGAACAACCAACCCATATCTGGTTTGACTTGAGGTCCATGAGCTAGAATCCAAATCTGGCCTTGCTAGGATGACCAAGGAGCAGTCTAGACAGCTCAGAGaccaaggagaaaacaaacactaCTGgtccaagcaaacaaataagaataacaataaaatgatccCTGATGATATTCCTTCACCAACTCTCTATCCAAAAGAGgcctattatccaaaatatataacgaaACCAAAATAATTGAACAGTAACAAACCAAATACCTCAATAAAAATTATAGGGTATAGAggtaaacagataattctcaactgaggaatctcAGGTTGAAGAGAAGAACTTGAAGAAATGCATGACATCCTTAGagatcaggaaaatgcaaatcaaagtgactctgagattctatcttacatctatcagaatggctaagatcacaaactcaagtgacagctcatgctagaaaggatgtggagcaaagggaacactcttcccttgctggtgggagtgcaaacttgtaccatcactttggaaatcaatctggcactatctcaagaaattggaaatagttctacctcaagacccagatatatcactataccactcctgggcatataaccagaaagatgctccaccacaccacaaggacacttgctcaactatgttcatagcagctttattcataatagccagaaactggaaacaaactagatgtccttcaaccaaagaacgggtgaagaaaatgtggtacattcacacaatggagtgtaacagttattaaaaacaaagacaatgtgcaggcagatggatggagcCAGacaagatcatgctgagtgagctaatccagactcagaaatacATGCATGGCCTGTAcccacttgtaagtgaatattagccGTAAAGTGCAGGATAACAATGctaaaatccacagacccaaagaagctaagtaatatggccgacccaagggaggatgtttcagtttcactcagaaagggaaataaattagacatctgaagtagagggagggaaggaacggGCTGGGTGAGGGGGTGCAGAGGACAACAGGGCTGGCGATCAGATGTCTGCTCTTTTCTCATGACAGAAATGGAGTGGACCTGGATGGGGAAGGAAATGGGGAGGAACTGGAAGGCGTGGAGGGAGGGTGAACGTTACTCAGATTCTATTGACTGAACAAATAATCAATGTTTAATTAAAGGGGGTGGATAACGATTAAAAAAACGATAAAACATGTACGAGTTCCTGTGTTTTATGTCTTACAATGAAAAGAAGTGATTAAGGTATTTTAAAGAAGAGTTATACAGCTTTATTTTAGCCTTGAAACATtcctagaaaaatttaaaaacgaacaagcaaacaaaatggaTCCTGGAAATCCAAGACTGAAAGGTTGAAGTAAGCTAGATAATTAGTTTAGTACTTCAGGCGAGAAACAATGACGGTTTGCACTATATCAATATTTGTAGGtcgagagaaaagaaaacataatccaGCTCCATCTTTGGTTTGGCTTACATATAACTAAaacttacatgtatttttaaatttttatataataaatatatttcaggaAAAATTTTACAAAGGCAAGTTGTATTTCCCAGGTGATATTTGAAGACATTTGTTTGCTCTCTCAGcaatattattttgtatgtaacAAAATTTAAATCAATAGTAAATGAATTAAATGGTGCAGttttagaattgaaaaaaaaaagtcaatgcaacaaaacccaaatattGAATACTTCTTGATTATGATCCAAATGCTGCCTTAGCTTCACATGTGATCAAAATTTTAGTTATATTAGTCCACTGGGGTTAGTAATGTCTTAAATATAACAGGAAACTACTAAAACCCTGGTAATTGTACTTTCCTGCATCTGTAATGAGCTACAGAATGCCTCATTTTGTACTGGGGGATTGGATTATTATTTGCTCTGCCTGGGGCATGCTTAGCACTAAAGCTGCGCCGCATTCAATGCTTCAGTATTTGGCTGCTTTAAACTAGTATTAAGCCATCATGAATATATGCATTATCACAATTTTACCATCAGTGAAGTGACCAAGCTTCTGTGCAATAAGACATGTTGCCAAGAAATACCTAGAATACTTTAATGAGTTCATAACTCTGTACACATAAAATCGAGATAACCCACTATTATTACTCTCCTATTCTGTGCCACTGTGTAACcaaaaaagtatatattaaaatgaaattatttatacatatgtacataggtATGCATGTAACATCCATAcatgtaacattatacagactgagaaggtattatttaggaatatatatataatagcaaTTTATTtaagccataaatttgaaagagcaGAAGGAGTAAGAGAAGATCTGCAAGTAGGAAAGGCAACGCggaaaagatgtatttatattataatctcaaaaataaccTAAAAACTAAAGTGACACATTTACCAGGTGTCTGTTCTCCCTGGTACCTTGTAATGCTAACAAACCCTTTATTCATAAAGTTTCCTTATCTAGAGAGAAGTCTGAGAAAGTGCTATGGAATTTTTGAGCTTTTATTGTGAACAATCTGTACTTAACAGTTTTGAAGAATTATAAGCAAAATAGTTATTCTTTATTCTCTAGTGTCTATCCTTCGCCTTCTTATGGATGAAACATGTCACTCATGTATTTCATACAGAGTCTAGCATATGTTCTTGCTAAAACTATCCTGTGTTTTCATTCCAGCTTCTGAatccattcttttccttcttgctcaATTTGTTAGTGTGTAACCTGCCTTTATTAAGCAAGCCAGGCCCTTGAGATCACAAAAGTTAAGTAAATCTGATGAATCCTCAGACTTGTAATGTTTCATTGTACATTTAATGCTATGTCCTTAGTAACTGTAAGTTCAAAGCACACCTTCCATGTCGTCTATATCCTAGTAACAGGCATTTCATGGGTCAGTGTGTTGGTTCACCATTTAAGGTAGATgagaaaattgtaaaataatgttaatttttgaattttaagatttatttattatgtatacaggattctgcccacatgtgtgcctgcccgccacaagaaggcaccagatcacactacagatAGTTGcgatctatagaacctttcacccaaacaagaaagaatataccttcttctctgcaccccatggaaccttctccaaaattgatcacgtcttaggtcacaaagcaagcctcaacagatacaagaggattgaaataataccttgtatcctatcagattaccatgctcttaggctgcaattcaacaataacagaaatgacaaaaagcctacacatacgtggaaactaaacaactctctgctaaatgacacctgggtcagggaagaaataaagaaagaaatcaaggagtttttgaaattcaatgaaaatgaaggaacaacatacccaaatttgtgggatacattgaaagcagtgctaagaggaaaattcatagcactaagtgcctttaaaaagaaattggaaacatctcacataaacaTCTTAAGGACACAactagaagccctagaaaaaaaagaagcagaaacacccaagaggagtagacgtctggaaataatcaaactcagggctgaaattaacaaattagaaactaagaaaacagtccaaagaatcaacaaaaccaaaagctggttctttgagaaaatcaacaagatagacagaccgttagccaaactaactaaaaggcagagagacagtattgaaatcaacaaaatcagaaatgaaaagggagacataacaacagacactgaagaaattcaaagaatcataagatcctacattgaaggcatatatgccacaaaatttgaaaatctaagggaaatggatgattttcttgatcaatttcacttgccaaagttgagtgaagaacagataaacaagctaaatagtcccatttcccctacagaaatagaagcaatcattgatagtctcccaaccaaaaaaaaaaagcccagggccagatggtttcagtgcagaattctaccagaccttcaagggcgagctaataccgatactcttcaagctactccaaaagatagaaatggatggaacattactaaattcattctatgaggccatagtctcattgatacctaaacctcacaaagactcaacaaagatagagaatttcagaccaatttctcttatgaacatcgatgcaaaaatactaaataaaacacttgcaaaatgaatacaggaacacatcaaagatatcattcatcatgaccaagtaggtttcattccaggcatgcaggaatggtttaatatacggaaatccatcaatgtaatccaccatataaacaaactgaaaataaaaaaccacatgatcatctctttagatgcagagaaagcatttgataaaatccaacacccattcatgtttaaagttttagagagatcatggatacaaggcactttcctcaagataataaaggctatatacagcaagccaatagccaaaaccaaagtaaatggtgagatactcaaggaaattcctctaaaattgggaacaaggcaaggctgcccactctctccatatctcttcaatatagtactcgatgttctagccagagcaataagacaacaaaaggagatcaagggtatccaaatgggaaaggaggaagtcaaattatccctctttgcagatgatatgatagtgtatataagtgaccctcaaaattccaccagagaactcctaaagctgataaacaccttcagcaaattggctgaatacaaaattaactcaaaaagtctgtagcctttctataaacaaatgacacgcttgcagaggaggaaattaggaaaaccacacccttcacattagccacaagcaatataaaatatttaggagttactctaactaagcaagggaagaacttgtttgaaaaaaatttcaaaactctgaagaaaaagattgaagatgacattagaagatagaatgatcttccttgctcatggatcaggagaattaacatagtaaaaatggccatcctaccaaaagcaatctacagattcaatgcaatccctatcaaaatacctatacaatttttgaaagacattgaaagttcaattctgaacttcatatggaaaaataaaaaacccagaatagctaaaacaatcttgtacaataaaaggtgctctggaggaatctccatacctgatctcaagttgtactataaagcaatagtaattaaaacagcatggtactagcacagcaacaggctggttgatcagtggaattgaatcaaagacccagacatgaatccacacacatatggtcacttgattttt
This genomic interval from Acomys russatus chromosome 31, mAcoRus1.1, whole genome shotgun sequence contains the following:
- the LOC127183633 gene encoding 60S ribosomal protein L11-like — translated: MAAITGAEARAAETTSHSQWMQTKIVSKEGGSRAQELPLGPPRAQDQGAKKNPMWELSIHKLCLSICVGESRDTLKGQPNCQSSSQTTSVFSKARYTVRSFAIRRNEKVAFHYTVSRTKAEVILEKDLKVQGYEIWENNFSDTVNFTFGIQDHIGLHIKYNQSIVIYVLLGRPGFSLTEENLRTGCTEAKHRISGEEARRWFQWKYNGVILPGKQILSKRPNKEFSEMQRETVALRVLPSGCWRQLQRFLKVESQKLQTPLTPQGSVPFAFGT